The following is a genomic window from Streptomyces chrestomyceticus JCM 4735.
CCGCGTCCTCGACGAGGCGGCCCAGCCGGATGCGATTGATCTTGCCCAGTTCGGTACGGACGATCTCGCGTTCTTGTTCCGGCGTGTTGTCCAGCCGGTTACGGGCGGCGTCCCGCAGCTCCTCACCGGTGCGGCCGGTGGCGCAGATCAGGAAGACGTGTCCGAACTTCTCCTGATAGGCGAGGTTCAGTTCGAGCATCTCCGCCTTGAGGTCGTCCCCGGCCGCCGCCATCCCCCGCTGTTCGCGGGAGGAGGTCGCGTCACCCGGCGTGGGCCGGCCGATGGGCGGGTGCCCGGCCATCGCCTCGGCCAGGTCCGCCGCGGTCAGCTCGGCCATGGCGGCGTCGCTGGCGGCGAACAGGGCGTCGGTGCTGGGGTACGGGCGACGTTCGAGGAGCCGGCTCCCCCACGCCTCGCTGGCGCACGCCTCGCGCAGTGCGGCACGGGCCGTACGGTCGGCTGCGGCGTTGAACCGGGCGAGACCCGGCGTCGGATTCGAAGACACGGGAAGCCTCCGTGGCCTGGTGCGGTACGGGCTCTGCTTGGCTGGAAACAGCTAAGACCTCCGGCAACATCACGTCAACACTTTGTTGAAAACTCGGCAACAAGAAAGCCGCCGTCCGGTTCACCCGGACGGCGGCACGAGCGCAAGTGCCCAACGGGCACCACTGCTGGGTCAGTCGGCACCCTTCGCCGCGTTGTCCCTGTTCAGGTAGTTGTAGACGGTGAAGCGGCTGACGCCCAGCGCGCCGGCGACCGTCTCGACCCCGTGGCGTACGGAGAACGCGCCCCGCGCCTCCAGGACGCGCACCACCGACTGCTTGGTGCGGCGGTCCAGATCGCTGAGCGGCACCCCGTGCCGGCGCTCCAGCTCGGCGAGGAGGTGGTCCAGCGACTCGGACAGGTGCGGCAGCCGTACCGCGACCCGGTCCTGCCCCTCCCAGGCCAGGACGACATCGTCACCCCGCGCCTGCTCCGGCGCGACCATCTCCGCGCCCATGGCGTCCACCAGCGGCTTCACCGCCTGGACGAACGGGTGGTCGGCGGGCTCGGTCACGTGGCGTCCTCCCCGGCCGGTGCGATCACGTTGACCTGGAGAGAGACGCGGGTGGCGCCGGCCTCCAGGGACTTGCGCAGCAGCGCGTCCACCGCGGACAGCACCTGCTCGCCCTCCCCCTCGGCGGTGTTGCCGAACGGGCCGACGTCGACGGCGTCCAGCCCGGCGCCCGTGATGATGTCGCGCCCCACGACCGCGTGGGCGGGCGCTTCGTCCAGATCGAACGGTTCCGTCGTGAATTCCACTCGCAATCGCACCATGCCCCCAAACTAGCGCCGCCGGACGGCGTCCTGTCCGGGCCCCCGGAACTCCCCGCACGCGTACGGGCGGCAGACCGCCGCCGCACCCCAGCCGCTCGCGCGGCACCTCTTGACAGGTCACGAGATCCGCAGGCAATGTTCCAATCAGCAGAAACAAAGTTCCGCAATACGGAAGGGCGCTCTTCCCTCATGGGCTTCTCGGACGCGCGTTTCAACGTCAATCTGTCGATCCTGTTCACCGAGCTGCCGCTGCTGGAACGCCCGGCGGCCGCCGCGGCCGCCGGATTCGGCGCGGTGGAGCTGTGGTGGCCGTGGGTGGACGCCCCGGTGCCCGAGCAGCGGGAGCTGGACGCGCTGCGCGACGCCCTGCGCGACGCGGGCACCCACCTGGTCGGACTGAACTTCTACGCCGGACAGCTCCCAGGACCCGACCGCGGCGCCCTGTCCGTCCCCGGGGAGGAGTCCGAGCGCTTCCGGGCCAACGTGGACGTGGCCGCGGACTTCGCGCAGTCGCTGGGCTGCACCGCGCTCAACGCCCTGTACGGCAACCGCGTCCAGGGCGTGGACCCGGCCGCCCAGGACGCCCTGGCGCTGGAGAACCTGACGCTGGCCGCCCGCGCCGCGCACCGGGTGGGCGCCACGCTGCTGATCGAGGCGCTGAACGCGCCGGAGTCGCCCGACTGCCCGATCGTCTCGGCGCCCAAGGCGATCGAGCTGGTGGACGCGGTCAACGCGGCCACCGGCCTGGACAACGCCCGGTTCCTGATGGACCTGTACCACCTGTCGATGAACGGCGAGGACCTGGAGGAGGTCATCGACCGGTACACCGGCAGGACCGGCCACGTCCAGATCGCCGACAACCCCGGCCGCGGCGCCCCCGGCACCGGCACCCTCCCCTTCGAAGACCTTCTGGACCGGCTGCGCAAGAACGGCTACGCCGGCTGGACCGGCCTGGAGTACAAGCCCGGCGACACCCCCAGCGCCGGCGCGTTCGCCTGGCTGCCCCGCCCGCTGCGCGCCGCCGCCCGCTGACCCCCGTTTCGCGAAAGGCACCCCGTACATGAGCACTCTTCCGAAGATCGCGTGGATCGGGCTGGGCATCATGGGCGCGCCCATGGCCGAGAACCTGATCAAGGCCGGTTACCCGGTCACCGGCCACACCCTCGAACAGGACAAGCTCGACCGGCTCGCCGCCGCCGGCGGCACCCCCGCCGCCTCGATAGCCGAGGCGGTCCGCGAGGCGGACGTCGTCGTCACCATGGTGCCCGCCTCCCCCCAGGTCGAGGCCATCGCCTACGGCCCCGACGGCATCCTGGAGAACGCCCGGCGCGGGGCGCTGCTGATCGACATGTCCTCGATCACCCCGCAGACCTCCGTCGACCTGGCCGCCGCCGCGGCCGGCAAGGGGATCCGGGTGCTGGACGCCCCGGTCTCCGGCGGCGAGGCCGGTGCCGTCGAGGCCGTCCTGTCCATCATGATCGGCGGCACCCAGGAGGACTTCGACGCCGCCTACCCGCTGTTCGAGGCGCTCGGCAAGACCATCGTGCGCTGCGGTCCGCACGGCTCCGGGCAGACCGTCAAGGCGGCCAACCAACTCATCGTCGCCGTCAACATCCAGGCGTGCGCCGAAGCCGTCGTCTTCCTGGAGAAGTCCGGCGTCGACCTGTCCGCCGCCCTCGACGTCCTCAACGGCGGGCTGGCCGGCTCGACCGTGCTGACCCGTAAGAAGGACAACTTCCTGAACCGCGACTTCGCGCCGGGTTTCCGCATCGACCTGCACCACAAGGACATGGGCATCGTCACCGACGCCGCCCGCGCCGTCGGTGCCGCGCTGCCCACCGGCACGCTCGTCGCCTCCCTCGTGGCCGCCCTGCGCGCCCAGGGTGACGGCGGTCTCGACCACTCCGCCCTCCTGCGCGGCGTCGAGCGTCTCTCCGGCCACACCACCGGCTGACACCGTGCCCGTCCAGATCTTCGGCACTCCCGGCGCCGCAGCTCTGCCGTGGTACGAAGCGCTGGAACGGGCCGACGGCACACGGCACCTGATGGCCCATCACGAACCGGACGCGGTACACATGGCGGCCGGCTGGGCCCGTACGGGCGGGAGGACCGGCGTCGTCGTCGCGGCCCCGGAGGCCGGTGCCAGATCCGGCGCGGGTCTCGACGGCCTGCTCGCCGGGCTGCGCACGGCCCACGCGGACGCGGTTCCGCTGGTCTGCGTGACCGGCCGGGCCGCGCCGCCCGGCCGGGACGGCACAGCGGTACCGGCCGTCGCCCTCGTCCGGTCGGCCCGGCCGGTGACCAAGGCTGCCGTACGGGTCGAGGACCCGGCCCGGGTGCCGCAGGCTCTCCGCGCGGCCTTCCGGACGGCGCGGGCGGGCCGACCCGGTCCCGTACTGATCGACCTGCCGTACGGAACGGCCGCCCACGACGCCGTGCTCGGCGCGCTGGACGAGCAGAACTGCACGCGAGCCGACGACGGCCGCCCGCACCGGGCTTCGCACCGCACCCGCCGGTTCATGGTGTGCGGACGGGGCGGGCCGCCCGGCCGTCAGGTACCGACCGCGGTCGGCGTGCGGGTGGCATTGGACGCGTCGGGCCACCGGGACACCACGGTTGTCGCGCTCGCCGGAGCGGATCAACTGCCGTACACGGTGGGGGCTTTCGGAGTGGCGGCAAGGTACGAGGTGCCGTTCGTACTGGCCGTGTTCGACCCCGGCGGCCGGGGCGGCGGGCGGGCACGGGAGCTGATGCGGACCTACGGCTGCTCGGGGCACCGGGTGGACGGCCGCGGCAGCCTGCGCTCCGCGCTCGCCTGGGCCCGCAAGGAGTGCGTGACGACCGCACGCCCGGTCCTGCTGCTGATCGCCGCGCACGCCCCGGCCGAAGCGCGCGCCGCAGCAGGCACGCAAACACTCGCCCCACCTGAGGCGTAAGCCTCCCCAAGACTTCCCGGCGGCGACGCCGACACCTGTCCTGTCGCGCCCAGGCGCCGCCGCCGGGAACACCCCGAGCACGCCCGAAAGCCGCCCCCACACCCCCTCCGCACACCGCCCGGCAACTTTTCAACAAAGTGTTGACGGAGGTGGGGGTGCTCCATACGCTCCAACATGCGGAAGCCGACTTCCGCGCTCTCGTACGGAAGGTCACCATGCCGAAGCCCACGACGACGCGCCGTCTCACCACGGAGGCCGGCGCTCCGATCGCCGACAACCAGAACTCCGCCACCGCCGGCGTCGGTGGCCCGCTGCTCCTCCAGGACCAGCACCTCCTGGAGAAGCTCGCCCGCTTCAACCGCGAGCGCATCCCGGAGCGCGTCGTGCACGCCCGTGGCTCCGGCGCGTACGGGTACTTCGAAGTGACCGACGACGTCACCGGGTTCACCCGGGCCGACTTCCTGAGCGCGGTGGGCCGGCGCACCGACCTGTTCATCCGCTTCTCGACCGTCGCCGACAACCTCGGCGGCCCGGACGCCGCCCGCGACCCGCGCGGCTTCGCGGTCAAGTTCTACACCGAGGAGGGCAATTACGACCTCGTCGGCAACAACACCCCGGTCTTCTTCATCAAGGACCCGCTGAAGTTCCCGGACTTCATCCACTCGCAGAAGCGCGACCCGTTCACCGGCAAGCAGGAGCCGGACAACGTCTGGGACTTCTGGGCCCACTCACCCGAGGCCACCCACCAGATCACCTGGCTGATGGGCGACCGCGGCATCCCGGCCTCCTACCGGCACATGAACGGCTACGGCTCGCACACCTACCAGTGGACGAACGCCGCCGGCGAGGTCTTCTTCGTCAAGTACCACTTCAAGACCAACCAGGGAATCCGCTGCCTGGACGCCGCCCAGGGCGCCGAGCTGTCCGGCAAGGACCCCAACAGCCACCAGACCGACCTGCTCCAGTCCATCGAGCGCGGCGTGTACCCGTCCTGGACGCTGTACGTGCAGATCATGCCGGCGGCCGAGGCGGCGGACTACCGCTTCAACCCGTTCGACCTGACCAAGGTGTGGCCGCACGCCGACTACCCGCTCCAGCGCGTCGGCCGGATGGTGCTCGACCGCAACCCGGACAACGTCTTCGCCGAGGTCGAGCAGGCCGCGTTCTCGCCCAACAACTTCGTGCCCGGCATCGGCCCGTCCCCGGACAAGATGCTCCAGGGCCGGCTCTTCGCCTACGCCGACGCGCACCGCTACCGGCTGGGCGTCAACCACACCCAACTGCCGGTCAACGCGCCGAAGGCGACCGTGGCGGACAACTACGGGCGGGACGGCCTGATGGCGTCCAACGCCTACGACCGGCACGCCAAGAACTACGAGCCCAACTCCTGCTCCGGCCCCGTGCAGTCGGACCAGCCGCTGTCCGCGCCGCTCGCGCTCACCGGCCACACCGGCACCCACGCGGCCCCGGCGCACGCCAAGGACGACGACTTCTTCCAGGCCGGCGAGCTGTACCGGCTGATGTCGGAGGACGAGAAGAACCGCCTGGTGGCGAACATCGCCGGGGGCCTGGCGCAGGTCTCCCGGGACGACGTGGTCGAGAAGAACCTCGCCCACTTCCACGCGGCCGACTCGGAGTACGGCAAGCGCGTCGAAGCCGCGCTGCACGCGCTGCGCGAGGACTGACCCCAGGTCAGCGCGCGGGGCCGACGGGAGGTCCGCCCCACGCGCGTCCGTGCCGGCCGGTCCGCTGAGGGGTGGCCGGCCGGCGTGGAACGGCGGCGCGGGGCTCCGCGGCGCACGGTCAGGAGCCGACGGCCCGCGCGGCCCGGTCTCCCGGAGACACCAGTGCGGTGGTCGTGCCCGTCCGCAGGAAGGACGGCCCGTCTCCCCGGAAGCGCCTCGGAGCCCGCGTCCCGCCGCTCCCCCCCCAAAAGCCCCGCCCGGCGGTGCGATTGTCCTGTCGCGCCCATCTCCCGTGCCGCCGGGCGGCACCATCGCCCGCGGGCCCCGGCTTTCCGCACGATCGCGGAAAGCCAGGGTCCGTTCGCATATGTCTGCGGTAATGTCGGACTCTCCCCGTGCAACTCCCCCGAAGCGAACCGGTGGAGGACCATGGGCGGCGGCAGCCGAGCCTGCCCGCCGATCTACCCGCCAGGAGCCGCCATGGCCGACAGCGTGCCGGTGCGCTGCCCCACGTGCCGCCGCGAGAACGCGTTCACCCCGCCCACCTTCCCGTGTGCGTGCGGCGCGCCGCTGACCCTGCCGGTGCTGCGCGGCGGCATACCCGTGGAGATCCTGCACCGCACGTGGCAGAGCTCCTGGGTGGAGGTGCGCTGCGAGACCTGCGGCCGGCTCGACGAGTGGCCCGCGCCGGAGTCCGGCTGCGCGTGCGGGACGGTGGTACGCGTCCCCGTCGTACCGGTACCGCCCCCGCCGCCCGACCCGCCCGCCCCCGGCAGCCCCGCGTCGGCACTGCCCGGCGGACCGCCCCGCCGGCCGCCGGTGCTGCGCCCCGCCTTCCGGCCGGTCACCATCCGTACGGCCGGCGACTGCGTCACCGCCGCCGCCCAGTACCTGAAATGGCTGGGCTTCACCGACATCGCGCGGGTGCCGGAGCGCACCGCGTCGGGCGTGGACCTGCGCGGCTCCGGAGTGGTGGCCCAGGTCGACCCGACGACCCGCGCGACCAAGCTGCGGGAGGTCGAGTGCCTGTGGCTCAACGCGCTCAACGACTCCGCGGTCGCCGTCTGCTTCTCCCTGGCGGGCTACTCCCGTGACGCCCGCGCCCGCGCCGACGCGCTGCACCTGCCGCTGTTCGTCATGGACCTCACGGGCACCCCGCAGCCGGTCAACGACCCGGCCGACGAGCTGATCAGGGACGGTACGGGGCGGTAGCAGCGCGGCGGGCGGCCGCCGGACGCACGAGAGCCCCCACCGGCGCGCGGTGCGGGGTTCTCGGCCCGGGACGTGCCCCGGTCGCTACGATCCGGTGGCCTCCACGGGGGCGAGGGCGATGGCTCCGGCGGGACAGAGGCCGGCGGCCATCCGGGCGGCGGCCCGGTGTCCGGGGGCCGGGGCGGCGTCCAGAAGGACCACCAGGCCCTCCTCGTCGTCCTGGTCGAAGACTCCGGGCGCCGTCAGGGCGCACATGCCGGCGCCTACGCAGCGGTCACGGTCGGCGCTCAGGCGCAGCGGCGCGCGGGGGTCGCTCACGGTCTACTCCTTGTCCCAGGTGACGGGCAGGCTGATCACGCCGTAGATGTTGGCGCGGTCGCGCAGCGGCACCTCGTGCGGCGGCACCGCGAGGCGCAGGGTGGGGAAGCGGGCGAGGAGCGCCGGGAACGCGACGGCCATCTCGACGCGGGCGAGCTGCTGGCCGAGGCACTGGTGGGCGCCGTGGCCGAAGGCGAGGTGCCCGGTGGCCTTGCGGTGGATGTCGAGCCGGTCGGGGCCGGGGAACTTGCCCGGGTCGCGGTTGGCGGCCTGGACGGACACCGTCACCGTCTCACCGGCCTTGATCAACCGGCCTTCCACCTCGACGTCTTCGAGGGCGGAGCGCAGGATGGGGTCGGCCACGCTGAGGTAGCGCAGCAGTTCCTCGACGGTCTGCTCCGCGAGGCCCGGGTCGGCGCTCAGGGCCGACAGTTGGTCGGGGTTGCTCAGGAGGGCGAAGGTCCCGAGGCCGAGCATGTTCGCGGTGGTGTCGAGTCCGGCGGCCAGGAGCACCCCGCCGACTCCGATCAGCTCCTCCTCCGTGAGGTCGGAGGTGGTCAGATCACTGAGCAGGTCGTCGGTGGGTTCGGCGCGCTTGGCGGCCACGAGTTCCCCCATGAACCGGCCGACGGCCTCGAACGCCTCGCCCTTCGCCGTCACGTCGGCGGCCTGGTCGAAGAGGGTCGCCACGTGGCCCTGGAAGCGGTCCCGGTCGGCGTACGGCACGCCGAGCAGTTCGCAGATGACGAGCGCGGGTATCGGCCGGGCGAACGTCTCCACCAGGTCGACGGTGGGGCCGGACTGCTCCATGGCGTCCAGGCACTCGTCCGTGAACTGCTCTACACGCTCGGCGAGTTGCCGCATCCGGCGGACCGTGAACTTGCCGGTGAGCAGCCGCCGGAAGCGGGTGTGCTCGGGGGCGTCGAGGCCGAGGAAGTCACCGACCGGTGCCGGTACCATCTCCGCCCCCGCCTCCATGCCCGGCATCGGCAGCGGCAGGTGCAGGAGTTCGTAGCGGGCGCTGAAGCGCGGGTCGGACAGGACGGCGCGGGCCGCGGCGTGCCCGGTGACCAGCCAGCCGGTGTGCCCGTCGACGTAGCGCAGGCGACGCAGCGGCTCGTCGCTCAGCGCGGTGAGTTCGGCGGGCGGGTCGAAGGGACAGCCGGTGCGGCGGTCGGTGGGCAGGACGGGCAGTTCTTCGGCGTTGGCACCCTCGGCGGGGGTTCCGGCGGGTGTCGGTTCGTGCGGCATGGGGTTCTCCAGTAATCGTCGGTGCTGGTGAACGTGCTGGCGGCTGGGGCGGGTCACCGCTCGGAGCCGGTGGTGCGGGGGCCGCGTCAGCGCTTGGCCCCGGACTTGAAGGTGCGGCGCGCCCAGACGTAGCCGACCAGGGTGAGGCCGGCGCACCAGGCGAGGGCGGCGACCGCGCTGCCGCCGATCTCCGTGCCGAGCCACAGGCCGCGCAGCGTGTCGATGACCGGCGTGAAGGGCTGGTACTCGGCGAACCAGCGCAGGGCGGCCGGCATCGAATCGGTCGGCACGATGGCGCTGCCGAGGAACGGCAGGAACGTCAGCGGCATCGGGATGTTGCTGGCCGTCTCGGGGTTCTTGGCGACCAGGCCGATACCGGCGGCGAGCCAGGTCAGCGCCAGGGTGAGCAGGGCGAGCAGGCCGAGGGCGGTGAGCCATTCGACGGGCGTGGCGTCGGGGCGGAAGCCCACCAGGAGCGCCACGGCGGTCACGAGGCCGATGCTGATCATCGTCTGGATCAGGCTGCCGACGACATGGCCGGTCAGGAACGAGGCGCGGGAGACCGGCATCGTACGGAAGCGGTTGACGATGCCTTCGGTCTTGTCCATGCAGACGCTGATCGCGGTGGTCAGGGCGCCGGACGTGGCGGCCATCAGGATGATGCCGGGCGCGAGGTAGTCGATGTACTCGCCGCCCCCGGCGGCCGACGCCCCGATGCCGCTGCCCAGGGCGGTGCCGAAGGCGTAGTTGAACAGCAGCAGCATCATGACGGGCATGATGACGACGGTGAGTGTCAGGGACGGGTAGCGCAGCGCCTTCTTGAGGTTGCGGCGCAGCATCGTCCTGGAGTCCCGGACCGCGTAGGACAGGGTGGCCATCAGACGTTCTCCTTGGTCGGGGCGGCGGGGCGGGGCTGACCGGTGAGGGTCAGGAAGACGTCGTCCAGGTCGGGGGTGTGCACGGTGAGCGACTCGGCCCGTACGGCGGTGGTCTCCAGGGTGTCCAGCACGGCTCGCAGGGTGGTGACGGAGCTGTCGCCGGGGATCTGGAGGGTGAGGGCTTCCTCGTCGCGCGTGGCGGGGCCGAAGAGACCCGCGGCGGTGTCCAGGGCCAGGGCGTCGGCGAACCGCACCCGGATGTGGCCGCCGGGGATGCGCTGCTTCAGCTCGTCGGCGGTGCCCTCGGCGATCAGCTTGCCGTGGTCCAGTACGGCGATGCGGTCCGCGAGCTGGTCGGCCTCTTCGAGGTACTGGGTGGTGAGGAAGATGGTCACGCCCTCGTCGGCGACCAGGCCGCGGATGATCTCCCACATGGTGCGGCGGCTGCGCGGGTCGAGCCCGGTGGTGGGCTCGTCGAGGAAGATGATCCGCGGCTCGCCGACCAGGGTCATCGCCAGGTCCAGCTTGCGCCGCATCCCGCCGGAGAAGGTGGCGGCGGTCTTGCCCGCCACCTCGGACAGGTCGAAGCGGCGCAGCAGGTCCCTGGCCCGCCGCTTGCCCTCGCGCCGGTCGAGGTGGTGCAGGTCCGCCATCAGAAGGAGGTTCTCCTCGGCGGTCAGCAGGTTGTCGACGGCCGAGAACTGGCCGGTGACGCCGATCGCGGAGCGCACCGCGTCGGCGGCCCGGGTCAGATGGCGGCCCGCGACCCAGGCGTCGCCCGCGTCCGCGTCGATGAGCGTGGACAGGATCTCCACGGTGGTGGTCTTGCCGGCGCCGTTGGGCCCGAGCAAGGCGAAGACGGTGCCCTCCGCGATGTTCAGGTCGATGCCGTCGAGCACGAGCTTGTCGCCGTAGGACTTGCGCAGTCCGGTGGCGGTGATCGCCGGTGCCGTGGTGTCCACGGCGGTCGGCGCGGAGGTCCGGGTGACGGTCATGCCGCTGTCCTCTCGGGTGCGGTGAGTCGGGGTGCGCCCGGTCAGGCGCGGCGGATGACGACGTCGCCGGTCGCGGTGCGGGCGTGCACCTCGACGGTCTCGTCGGAGTCCGCGGGGCCGGCGGCGGAGCCGAGTTCGTTGCGTACCGCGCCGTACTTGGTGTTCAGGTCGAGCCAGGCCGCGGTGCCCTCGTGGATGCCCACGACGAGGTCACCGACGGAGGTGCGCAGGTCGATACGGCCGCGGACGACGTCGCCGACGCGGATGCCGCCGCTGGCGGAGGAGGCGTCGACCCCGGCCAGGGCGACGTCGACGTCGATGCGGCCGTTGGCGCACTTGGCGCCGATGCTGCCGCGCGCGGTGCCGACGGAGATGTCGCCGTTGGCCGCGCTGGTCCTCAGGTCCCCGGCGACCTCGGCGATCCTGGTCGCGCCGTTGCCGTTCTTGACGGTCGCCGTACCGGCGACGGTGCCGACCTCGATCCGGCCCGCGCCGGTGATCTCGATGTCTCCGGCCGAGCGGTCCAGGCGGATGTCGCCGAGGTCGGTCTTGAGGCTGCCGCCGGTCACCTCGTCGACGTGGAGGTCGCCGAGCGAGGTCTTGAGCGTGACGTCCCCGAAGCGGCCTTCGCAGCGGAAGTGGCCCAGGCCCGTGGTGCCCCGGATCTCGGAGCCCGCGGGCAGTTCGACGCTCACCTCGACGGCGCCCGGCTTGCCGAACAGCGACCGCTTCTTGGGGGTCTTGACCGTGAGGCGGCCGCCGGAGCAGGTGACCTGGGTCTGCTGCACGGCGCGTACGTCATCGTCGTCGGCTCCGTTGCGCGGCAGCACCTCGACGACCGTGTCGGTGCGCTTGCCCGCGGTGATGCGGGCGGAGCCGCAGTACAGCTCCAGGGTGGCGATGATCGGTTCGGGGGTCTCGAACTCAGGCATGGTTGTCCCGTCCTCTTGGCGTGGGTGGTTGTTCCCGCCGGTGAGGCGGGTACTGAGCGGGGTCGGCGGGCCGGTGGCCCGCCGGTGGAAGTGGGGTGGGGCCTCGGTGAGCTAACGGGCCCAGCCGGTGAGGCCCTGGTTGCCCGGGTCCGGGGCGCGGTCCGGCGGGCCGGCGCGCTCCCCGCCGTCGAGGGCGGTGGACACGGCCCGTACCAGCCAGGCGTTGACCGACAGGCCCTCCACGGCCGCGGCGCCCTCGGCGCGGACCTTGAGCTGGGCGGGGAGACGGAAGTTGATCCGCGCCACGGCCGCGTCGCCGTCCTCCGCGGACGGCGGTGGCGGCGGGGCCGCGCCGGGTGCCGTGACCGGCTCCCGCGCCTCCCGGAACGGCTCGGGCACCGGCGGCGCCGTCACCACGAACTCCGGGTCGAGGCCCCGCAGCCGTACGTCGACCGAGCCCGGCGCCAGTTCTCGCGTGACCTCGCCCATGGCGGCGGACAGCGCGTCGAGGAGGGTCAGGCGGGCGGCGGATTCCAGGGGCGCGGCGAGCCGCTCGGCGAGGGCGCGGGCGTCGTCGCCGCCGGTGTCCGCGGCGACAGCCAGCTCCTGTCGGAGGGTATCGACGTAGGGCGTCAGGTCCATGGCATCATCATGGCACATCGATGGTGCCATGGCGAGCCAGTTTGGCGCTCACTCTTCCGGAAAGGCTCTGACCAGCGGGTTCACTGGTGAATCGGTGCGCCATGGCGCCGCCTTGACCGGGGAGCCGCTCGCGATGGCGCCGCAGCGACGCCAGGGTGACACCACTTGGGCGGAGGGGACCCACCTCGCCACATCGCGGCCACTGCGCCAGCGGAACGCCGTTATGGCGCCATGGCGTCACCGGCTGACACCACCACTCCACCGACCGGACGCCGCCGGGCCTGCCGCGTACCCGGGCGGGCGCCCGGCCGCGGCCCGGACCCGGGCCCTTAAAGTCGGGTACGACCCATCGTGCCGACGGAAAGCACCCCCATGAAGGCCAGGACCAACGCGAACGCGCTGCTGCAACTGCGCGGCGTCAGCCGTCGCTACGGCGACCGGCAGGCACTGCGCCCGATCGACCTCGACGTGGCCGCCGGCAGTTGCACGGCCCTGTTCGGCCACAACGGGTCCGGCAAGTCCACCCTGCTGCGCATCGCGTGCGGCCGGGACGCGCCGACCACCGGCACGGCCCGGTTCGCGGGCCGCAAGGTGACCGAGGACGATCCGGAGGTACGGGCGCGGGTCGCGGTGGTCGGCGACAGCGTCGCCTGCTACCCGGACCTGACCGTCCGCGAACACCTCGAACTCGTCACCGTGGCGCACGCCGTGGACGACGCCCAGGCATGGATCGACCAGGTGCTCGCCGACCGACGGCTGGCCGGTCACGCCCACGCGCTGCCGGGTTCGCTCTCCTCCGG
Proteins encoded in this region:
- a CDS encoding ATP-binding cassette domain-containing protein produces the protein MTVTRTSAPTAVDTTAPAITATGLRKSYGDKLVLDGIDLNIAEGTVFALLGPNGAGKTTTVEILSTLIDADAGDAWVAGRHLTRAADAVRSAIGVTGQFSAVDNLLTAEENLLLMADLHHLDRREGKRRARDLLRRFDLSEVAGKTAATFSGGMRRKLDLAMTLVGEPRIIFLDEPTTGLDPRSRRTMWEIIRGLVADEGVTIFLTTQYLEEADQLADRIAVLDHGKLIAEGTADELKQRIPGGHIRVRFADALALDTAAGLFGPATRDEEALTLQIPGDSSVTTLRAVLDTLETTAVRAESLTVHTPDLDDVFLTLTGQPRPAAPTKENV
- a CDS encoding DUF4097 family beta strand repeat-containing protein; this translates as MPEFETPEPIIATLELYCGSARITAGKRTDTVVEVLPRNGADDDDVRAVQQTQVTCSGGRLTVKTPKKRSLFGKPGAVEVSVELPAGSEIRGTTGLGHFRCEGRFGDVTLKTSLGDLHVDEVTGGSLKTDLGDIRLDRSAGDIEITGAGRIEVGTVAGTATVKNGNGATRIAEVAGDLRTSAANGDISVGTARGSIGAKCANGRIDVDVALAGVDASSASGGIRVGDVVRGRIDLRTSVGDLVVGIHEGTAAWLDLNTKYGAVRNELGSAAGPADSDETVEVHARTATGDVVIRRA
- a CDS encoding ATP-binding cassette domain-containing protein — encoded protein: MKARTNANALLQLRGVSRRYGDRQALRPIDLDVAAGSCTALFGHNGSGKSTLLRIACGRDAPTTGTARFAGRKVTEDDPEVRARVAVVGDSVACYPDLTVREHLELVTVAHAVDDAQAWIDQVLADRRLAGHAHALPGSLSSGQLQSLLLAAALVRPRDLLVLDEPEQRLDPDARARLAALLAAEKADGVAVLLATHQAELALEVADRMIALEDGEVVEEGSPAEVLEKLGVRS